A portion of the Bacillus sp. es.034 genome contains these proteins:
- a CDS encoding sigma-70 family RNA polymerase sigma factor, with translation MNELSLIRKAIKGNKKCLQELLILHSDQLYRTAFLYVRNREDALDVVQEASYKAFKSIGNLKNEKYFLTWLTRILIHCSYEVLNKKKKEIPLDIVKERTVDRAEQEIESLDLIDAVNQLNEKHKDAIILFYFQDLPITEVAKIMNIPENSVKTYLSRGKERLKKLLGGMNHNGEKLISRSI, from the coding sequence GTGAATGAACTTAGTCTTATCAGGAAGGCCATAAAGGGAAATAAAAAGTGCCTTCAGGAGCTTCTTATATTGCATAGTGATCAGTTGTACCGCACGGCGTTCTTGTATGTCAGAAATCGTGAAGACGCCCTGGATGTGGTTCAGGAGGCATCTTACAAAGCGTTTAAGTCAATCGGCAATTTGAAAAATGAGAAATACTTCTTAACCTGGCTAACGAGGATCCTGATCCATTGTTCTTATGAGGTATTAAATAAAAAGAAGAAAGAAATTCCTCTAGACATTGTAAAAGAGAGAACCGTTGATCGAGCGGAACAAGAAATCGAGAGTCTGGACCTAATAGATGCCGTCAACCAGCTAAATGAAAAACATAAAGACGCGATTATTCTTTTCTACTTTCAGGATCTCCCAATAACTGAAGTGGCCAAAATCATGAACATACCAGAAAATTCGGTGAAAACCTATCTGAGCAGAGGGAAAGAAAGATTGAAAAAATTGTTAGGAGGAATGAACCACAATGGAGAAAAACTCATTTCAAGAAGCATATGA
- a CDS encoding dynamin family protein, with product MNWKKGIREGINRWIGLSSNEEKFIGIQRELTGISADIDDELIVMIAGEFKSGKTTFINALLGEEVLSSSVTPETAMVTKLKYGEEKKVVGHFVDGSTKEYDPSWLEELTAEREGKSKFIRTQLAFVEYYLPFPILQTFTIVDSPGLTSLHKDHTRATEQFLKRADVAIWLFHSMNVGTSTELDWLKKLQEYDIKPIALVNHIDQLDDDEDELESFLDFNYRRLYPLVDELIGVSAKEALTGKLENDPELLEWSNWGKVEELFQNLKGHSDQKAERVFQRLKEPLAMLDQVLLEEKATFFLQKNFVKIKEFHSYLYPSLMKEKEQIQNEQEKTDRLRESWLSILKTAQNSTTPEKYKDSILSNLTDSSKRKNLEKNWGDQVVPKLHTYQSSISAHQKEYESLVEERKVLEDDWSKLYTSRYFNVGKIEKYAARQDQFNRRIEKFTSRTKQMKQERRELDKALSSLDKKIESVIQADIDTAVNKVSKRMSDWNERVDEIKISYQEVTLDRTNQLVNFFAWIRSFIDEVKPFMSTEEDPITSMPSYNQSQRLLEDIEDFHDDFPYHEFRNTYASFQSLPHLKREVSSPLTVPGWLSGFLPPLHMYSVPSLKHDPDGVMRAIRERWNKWIGRMVGLAVVAFIAFTVFHQSVPTSSDELWDEDSSYMEDDDQSLAAEQVSDEVEDSGGLEELFDREDVQELLTLLHNEMESPSGSLDTLYSDFFTDEGWEEFLPFQDVLIDSVLEEITGEDVEYSSDAIYVTTTERYSWQEAERSFSVRYSLIQDEYDSDQLKVSGITYSLKDESFNEFAVDQESIYAFMDDYRSEYMKALNAEDFSYVEPYFSQGTVEYQEMQEYFLSLEGKGYVFEPGENQVTDIMYEDKNQYTVNCFETFTFVNDKGVKTYFERKKEYKLKAVADNDFVIDDIIIQDTQKEIVEDEEEEASSDDTESESDSYVHATREEVTEMLINYYREYEEAFNSKGFSYVEHYYEPNSDRYMEEEAYLSKAIAKNISMRNLDFEVKSMDIVDNDTFLATVHLEDEYHYQDKPGEKKNVRIEFLIDVTGEGSIQIADMPYFNIMKTTPL from the coding sequence ATGAATTGGAAAAAAGGGATTAGAGAAGGAATTAATCGTTGGATCGGGTTAAGTTCAAATGAAGAGAAGTTTATAGGGATACAGAGGGAATTGACTGGAATTTCAGCGGATATCGACGATGAATTGATAGTTATGATTGCTGGTGAATTCAAGTCGGGTAAGACGACGTTTATTAATGCCCTATTAGGTGAAGAGGTATTGTCCTCAAGTGTTACACCTGAAACGGCTATGGTGACAAAGCTTAAGTATGGAGAAGAGAAGAAGGTTGTTGGCCACTTCGTTGATGGTTCTACAAAGGAATATGATCCTTCCTGGCTGGAGGAACTCACGGCTGAAAGAGAGGGGAAGAGCAAGTTTATTCGTACCCAATTGGCTTTCGTGGAATACTACTTGCCTTTTCCCATACTCCAAACCTTCACGATTGTGGATAGTCCGGGATTAACTTCCTTACATAAAGATCATACCAGGGCAACGGAACAGTTCTTAAAGCGGGCAGATGTCGCCATTTGGTTATTCCACTCAATGAATGTCGGTACGTCGACTGAGCTTGATTGGCTGAAGAAGCTGCAAGAGTATGACATTAAACCGATTGCGCTCGTCAATCATATTGATCAATTGGATGATGACGAGGATGAGTTGGAGAGTTTCTTGGATTTCAACTATAGACGATTATATCCATTGGTCGATGAGTTGATAGGAGTATCTGCCAAAGAGGCGCTGACAGGTAAACTGGAGAATGATCCAGAACTGTTGGAGTGGAGCAATTGGGGGAAGGTGGAGGAACTGTTCCAAAACCTGAAGGGACACTCTGATCAAAAGGCAGAACGGGTGTTTCAGAGATTGAAAGAGCCTCTTGCTATGCTGGATCAAGTGTTGTTAGAAGAAAAGGCCACTTTTTTCTTGCAGAAGAATTTTGTTAAAATCAAGGAATTTCACTCCTACTTATACCCATCGCTTATGAAAGAAAAGGAACAAATACAGAACGAGCAAGAGAAAACAGATCGACTGAGGGAAAGCTGGTTAAGTATATTAAAAACCGCTCAGAATAGTACTACACCGGAAAAATATAAAGATTCTATCTTATCGAATCTTACAGACTCCTCTAAACGAAAGAACCTTGAGAAGAATTGGGGAGATCAAGTAGTTCCGAAGCTACATACTTATCAATCAAGCATTTCAGCACATCAAAAAGAATATGAGAGTTTAGTAGAAGAGAGAAAAGTGCTGGAGGATGACTGGTCAAAGCTCTATACATCCCGATATTTTAATGTGGGTAAAATTGAAAAGTACGCTGCCAGACAGGATCAATTCAATCGTCGGATAGAGAAATTCACTAGTAGAACGAAACAAATGAAACAGGAAAGACGTGAACTGGACAAAGCCCTTTCCTCCCTTGATAAAAAGATTGAATCCGTCATCCAAGCTGATATCGATACAGCCGTGAACAAGGTGAGTAAGCGGATGTCAGATTGGAATGAGCGGGTAGATGAAATAAAGATTTCCTATCAAGAGGTTACGTTAGATAGAACTAATCAACTCGTTAATTTCTTTGCATGGATAAGGTCCTTCATAGATGAGGTGAAACCTTTTATGAGTACTGAGGAAGATCCCATCACTTCCATGCCTTCTTATAACCAGAGCCAACGGTTGCTTGAAGATATAGAAGACTTTCATGATGACTTTCCGTATCATGAATTCAGGAATACTTATGCTTCCTTTCAATCCCTTCCGCATCTAAAACGAGAGGTGTCCAGCCCCTTGACTGTACCCGGATGGTTGAGTGGATTTCTTCCACCCCTTCATATGTATTCCGTGCCTTCTCTTAAACACGATCCCGATGGAGTCATGAGAGCTATTAGAGAGAGATGGAATAAGTGGATTGGGCGTATGGTCGGCCTTGCCGTTGTTGCCTTTATTGCATTTACTGTTTTCCATCAATCTGTACCTACTTCGAGTGATGAGTTATGGGATGAAGATTCTTCTTATATGGAAGATGATGATCAGTCTTTGGCAGCAGAGCAGGTATCCGACGAGGTTGAGGACAGTGGAGGTCTTGAAGAGTTATTTGATCGGGAGGACGTTCAAGAGTTGCTAACCCTTCTTCATAATGAAATGGAAAGTCCCTCTGGTTCTCTGGATACCTTGTACAGTGACTTTTTCACGGATGAGGGATGGGAGGAATTTCTTCCCTTTCAAGATGTCCTAATTGATAGTGTTCTGGAAGAGATAACGGGTGAAGACGTGGAGTATTCATCAGACGCTATTTATGTTACAACGACCGAGCGCTATTCCTGGCAGGAAGCGGAGAGGAGTTTCAGCGTTCGATACTCTCTGATACAAGATGAGTATGATTCAGATCAACTCAAGGTAAGCGGCATTACCTATTCCCTGAAGGATGAATCGTTCAATGAATTCGCAGTGGATCAAGAATCCATTTATGCATTCATGGATGATTATCGAAGCGAGTACATGAAGGCGTTGAATGCTGAAGACTTTTCATATGTTGAACCGTATTTTTCACAGGGTACCGTTGAATATCAGGAAATGCAGGAATATTTCCTGTCTCTTGAAGGAAAGGGATATGTCTTTGAACCTGGGGAAAACCAAGTAACTGATATCATGTATGAGGATAAGAATCAGTATACTGTAAATTGCTTTGAGACGTTTACATTCGTAAATGATAAAGGTGTCAAAACCTATTTTGAAAGAAAAAAAGAGTATAAGTTAAAGGCTGTGGCTGACAATGATTTTGTCATAGATGATATTATCATTCAGGATACACAAAAGGAAATCGTGGAGGACGAAGAAGAGGAAGCTTCATCAGATGATACGGAGTCAGAATCAGACTCTTACGTTCATGCCACACGAGAAGAAGTAACGGAAATGCTCATTAATTATTATCGTGAATATGAGGAAGCGTTCAATAGTAAAGGCTTTTCATATGTCGAACATTACTATGAGCCGAATTCTGACCGGTATATGGAAGAGGAGGCCTATCTGTCAAAGGCGATAGCGAAGAATATCAGCATGAGAAACCTAGACTTTGAAGTGAAGTCGATGGACATAGTAGACAATGATACATTCCTGGCGACGGTCCATCTCGAGGACGAGTATCACTATCAGGATAAGCCCGGGGAGAAGAAGAACGTGAGAATTGAATTCCTCATTGATGTGACAGGGGAAGGAAGTATCCAAATAGCGGATATGCCATATTTCAATATTATGAAAACTACGCCTCTATAA
- a CDS encoding dynamin family protein: MTFSLNTYKTTQTHLLDQVNDFQKLLNEMKLDIELRKLKDIKRNMLEERFQVVVVGEFSRGKSTFINALLGKKILPSSAKPTTTILNKIVYGSEPGITLHFHHSKEPQRKVTEEVFAKLVAPKEPIPGDTETEREYEKQVQFLQKIKYAEIAHPLPFSENGVEIIDTPGTNDLDPAREEITNNIIPKSDAAILILSALKILSESELSFLRDRLLANDIQKIFVVVNFKDQLESKEDERKVMDFAYRHLKEVLQQPKIYMVAAKQALNARREQNGEKLETKRGRRIPVWNLEDTGFIDLENSLADFLQYERGAVKLQKPVQQMTKLIKEIKDKHISLERNALGTKKVGLKEKVEKFRPKLAKVQEVGNEAQKKLYMELKKEEQNLVHWYQKETERIYSKGLETFEEYRYLSVNEISRKVENTIAPLERALHVKKKNKMTDTAKACIHHLSKELNQEWGKLEGELLNLGSGTNEDSLLPVLVESSEKESYSLFDEIFEELDEAWSKSDSLLGKVAIGAGFVVTAVAGGLAFLFKAGWSWLTGENEKTRFKRNLIEQFEASKKKKMTAFKKEWSNMSEGIRSQYKEIVGQNIQQMNHQLNQLIKTTQLEEKDIHKMIDILNHRESRLTQIEKELPRLLQPLQTKTMERAGAL, from the coding sequence ATGACATTTTCGTTAAACACCTACAAGACGACCCAGACCCACTTATTGGATCAAGTGAATGATTTTCAAAAACTATTGAATGAAATGAAATTAGACATAGAGCTTCGCAAATTAAAGGATATTAAGAGGAATATGTTGGAAGAAAGGTTTCAGGTCGTTGTGGTAGGCGAGTTCTCCAGGGGGAAATCAACGTTCATTAATGCACTCCTGGGTAAGAAGATCCTCCCTTCTTCAGCCAAACCGACTACTACCATCTTAAACAAGATTGTATATGGTTCTGAACCCGGGATTACATTACACTTTCATCATTCCAAAGAACCACAAAGGAAGGTGACAGAAGAAGTATTTGCTAAGCTTGTCGCTCCTAAAGAACCGATTCCGGGGGATACAGAAACCGAAAGAGAATACGAGAAACAAGTCCAATTCCTCCAGAAGATTAAATATGCAGAAATTGCCCATCCATTGCCTTTTTCCGAAAATGGGGTAGAAATCATCGACACGCCAGGAACAAATGATTTGGACCCGGCGCGTGAAGAAATCACAAATAATATCATACCTAAATCAGATGCAGCTATCTTGATTCTATCTGCCTTGAAAATTTTATCTGAATCAGAGCTCAGTTTCTTGCGTGACAGGCTGCTGGCCAATGATATCCAGAAAATCTTCGTGGTGGTGAATTTCAAGGATCAGCTTGAGAGCAAAGAAGATGAACGCAAAGTAATGGATTTCGCTTATCGGCATCTGAAGGAAGTTCTACAGCAGCCGAAAATATATATGGTAGCTGCCAAGCAGGCTTTAAATGCCAGGAGAGAACAGAATGGGGAAAAACTTGAGACGAAAAGGGGACGCCGGATTCCCGTGTGGAATCTTGAAGATACGGGGTTCATCGATCTCGAAAACAGTCTTGCGGATTTCCTTCAATATGAAAGAGGGGCCGTTAAATTACAAAAGCCTGTTCAGCAGATGACCAAGTTGATTAAAGAGATTAAAGACAAACATATATCACTTGAACGAAATGCCTTGGGAACAAAAAAAGTCGGCCTTAAAGAAAAAGTGGAAAAGTTTAGACCTAAGTTGGCAAAAGTCCAAGAGGTCGGGAATGAAGCCCAGAAAAAACTATACATGGAACTGAAAAAGGAAGAGCAGAACCTTGTCCACTGGTATCAAAAGGAAACCGAGAGGATCTATTCGAAAGGTCTGGAAACTTTCGAAGAATACCGTTACTTAAGCGTAAATGAGATCAGCAGAAAAGTTGAGAATACGATTGCCCCATTGGAAAGAGCCCTTCATGTTAAAAAGAAAAATAAAATGACAGATACAGCAAAAGCATGTATTCACCATCTGTCAAAAGAGCTGAATCAGGAATGGGGTAAATTGGAAGGTGAATTACTCAACTTAGGAAGTGGGACAAATGAAGACTCCCTCCTTCCGGTTCTCGTGGAGAGCAGCGAAAAAGAATCGTACAGTCTTTTTGATGAGATTTTTGAAGAATTGGACGAAGCTTGGAGTAAGAGTGATAGTTTGTTAGGGAAAGTAGCCATCGGGGCAGGGTTTGTCGTTACTGCCGTGGCCGGGGGATTGGCGTTCCTCTTCAAAGCGGGATGGTCCTGGCTCACAGGTGAGAATGAAAAAACGAGGTTTAAACGAAATTTGATTGAACAGTTTGAGGCATCCAAAAAGAAAAAGATGACGGCCTTCAAAAAAGAGTGGAGCAATATGAGTGAGGGGATTCGCAGTCAATACAAGGAGATCGTCGGTCAAAATATTCAACAAATGAATCATCAGCTGAATCAGTTGATCAAAACGACTCAATTAGAAGAAAAAGATATTCACAAGATGATCGATATCCTTAATCACCGAGAGTCAAGATTAACACAGATTGAAAAAGAACTCCCACGTCTTTTACAACCATTACAGACCAAAACAATGGAAAGAGCTGGCGCACTATGA
- a CDS encoding dynamin family protein, with protein MRNDLEDLKKVVDQTTMKLTSVLPNSSQVKPLKELEEDMIQDYYTIMVVGEFKHGKSTFVNALLGQDIMPRDVTPTTATINAVFHGSGHDMHIVKQNGEVEKQKVSIEELNKYTASSDFHPEEVKYIKLFLDVPLLKERIILIDTPGVNDLSEQRAEVTHQFLPRADVIIFMSSLTAAIKKSEQEFIENRIKKIGFDRTIFVMNFLDQIDEDELDDVIEFSERRIQGLTGVSSHKVFPVSAKEALQGKLTNDHELIQDSGIEEIEAEIKKRIESSSRKQEKIKRLQARIADIHEVILREIETVEELAESSLEELREQLLKVEDWFGNRSKWEEQLQHYLYEREEEINFLVGKSFQYFGDKVKEDIEHKINLFQGADVKFLVESQIPHTIRSHFNQWIDQYSDHIHQLFVKLEKEVSEGLSRSFQQAVKVQAYRGESLRFKGDIPILNASSGNANVKAGVLVGGVGSLALLLGGPFFLPVVGMAGLPYISQKIAEKQLSTIKPDLIYAVHNQLNVLLDDFKNQLNQYIRKGIDDIKGNALEEFSRLLTSYQMILKQETERNQTEASHIHAHSEIVKELKHYLKELRKEEALS; from the coding sequence ATGAGAAATGACCTGGAAGATTTAAAAAAAGTCGTGGACCAAACGACCATGAAGCTAACATCCGTATTACCGAATAGTTCACAGGTAAAGCCTTTAAAAGAATTGGAAGAAGATATGATACAAGATTACTATACCATCATGGTGGTTGGTGAATTTAAACATGGGAAATCAACTTTCGTCAATGCCTTATTGGGGCAGGACATCATGCCGAGAGATGTGACACCTACTACTGCAACGATTAACGCGGTTTTTCATGGAAGCGGACATGACATGCATATTGTGAAACAAAATGGAGAAGTGGAGAAACAAAAAGTTTCTATTGAAGAATTAAACAAATATACGGCGTCCTCAGACTTTCATCCGGAGGAAGTAAAATATATCAAATTATTTTTGGATGTACCATTATTAAAGGAACGGATCATATTAATTGATACTCCAGGTGTAAATGATTTAAGTGAACAACGGGCAGAAGTGACCCATCAGTTCCTGCCTCGTGCAGATGTGATCATCTTTATGTCTTCACTGACAGCGGCCATAAAAAAATCAGAGCAGGAATTCATTGAAAATAGAATAAAGAAAATTGGATTTGACCGGACCATCTTTGTGATGAATTTCTTGGATCAAATCGATGAAGATGAACTGGATGACGTAATTGAATTCTCAGAAAGACGGATTCAAGGTCTTACAGGTGTAAGCAGTCATAAAGTGTTTCCGGTATCAGCGAAAGAAGCACTCCAAGGTAAATTGACCAACGATCATGAGCTTATACAAGATTCAGGGATAGAAGAGATTGAAGCTGAAATCAAGAAGAGGATCGAATCAAGCTCGAGAAAACAAGAGAAGATAAAACGACTTCAGGCAAGGATTGCTGACATACATGAGGTAATCCTTCGCGAAATCGAAACAGTGGAAGAACTTGCAGAGAGTTCCCTGGAAGAATTGAGGGAACAGCTGCTAAAAGTGGAGGACTGGTTCGGGAACCGCTCGAAGTGGGAGGAACAATTACAACATTACCTTTATGAAAGAGAAGAAGAAATAAATTTTTTGGTCGGGAAATCCTTTCAATACTTTGGAGACAAAGTGAAAGAAGATATCGAACATAAGATCAATCTTTTTCAAGGAGCGGATGTAAAGTTCCTTGTAGAAAGCCAAATCCCTCACACGATACGTTCTCATTTCAATCAATGGATTGACCAATACAGTGACCACATTCACCAACTATTCGTGAAGCTGGAGAAAGAAGTTTCAGAAGGACTGTCCCGTTCGTTTCAGCAGGCGGTAAAGGTGCAGGCATACAGAGGAGAAAGTCTGCGCTTTAAAGGGGATATACCCATTCTGAATGCCAGCAGCGGGAATGCCAATGTGAAAGCGGGTGTGTTGGTGGGCGGGGTCGGTTCCCTTGCACTATTGCTAGGAGGACCGTTCTTCCTTCCTGTAGTGGGAATGGCGGGACTTCCATACATTTCTCAAAAGATTGCCGAAAAGCAATTATCTACTATTAAACCCGACCTTATATATGCGGTCCATAATCAGCTTAACGTATTGCTTGATGATTTTAAAAATCAATTGAACCAGTATATTCGAAAGGGAATCGATGATATTAAAGGAAACGCTCTAGAAGAATTCAGCCGTTTGTTAACGAGCTACCAAATGATACTTAAACAAGAAACAGAGAGAAACCAAACAGAGGCTTCTCACATCCATGCGCATAGTGAAATAGTAAAAGAATTGAAACATTATCTAAAAGAGTTGAGAAAGGAAGAGGCATTATCATGA
- a CDS encoding DUF948 domain-containing protein, with protein MLEWSAVIAAVAFTILVVYLIMTLRKVMTTLAETEKTLSDTRNAVNGITGEAEELIHTANQISDDVKGKMKAVDPLIESVHDVGDMLHNVTNSVKRTALQKSPPKTIHTQERDSIQIKLK; from the coding sequence ATGCTTGAATGGAGTGCTGTAATTGCAGCCGTCGCATTCACCATTCTCGTCGTCTATTTAATTATGACATTAAGAAAAGTAATGACAACACTGGCGGAAACGGAAAAGACGCTGTCTGATACGAGGAATGCCGTGAATGGCATCACAGGCGAGGCAGAAGAACTGATCCATACAGCCAACCAAATTTCCGATGATGTAAAAGGAAAAATGAAAGCCGTCGACCCATTAATCGAATCCGTACATGATGTGGGTGATATGTTGCACAATGTGACCAACTCGGTAAAAAGGACCGCATTACAAAAAAGTCCCCCGAAGACCATCCATACCCAGGAAAGGGATTCGATTCAGATTAAGTTGAAGTGA
- a CDS encoding plasmid pRiA4b ORF-3 family protein, translating into MFEFEKNALERLKIEVRKPTGLKIDEYLEKYGEIRYAYDFGDGWQFTIKLEEIVDDYYFGYPTLLDGEETSPPEDVGGLHGFYEFLKAYRDERHPEHQQMKMWAKSVYFREYDPDWINNILKGLNYKKTEWNKINHENYMIIEDKYRKS; encoded by the coding sequence ATGTTTGAATTCGAAAAGAATGCCCTGGAAAGACTGAAGATCGAAGTGCGGAAACCTACTGGGTTAAAGATCGATGAGTATCTGGAGAAGTATGGAGAGATCCGGTATGCCTATGATTTCGGTGATGGCTGGCAGTTCACCATTAAGCTTGAGGAGATTGTCGACGATTACTACTTTGGTTACCCAACCCTCTTGGATGGAGAAGAGACATCTCCCCCTGAAGATGTAGGCGGGTTGCATGGTTTTTATGAATTTCTTAAAGCCTATCGTGATGAGAGGCACCCGGAACACCAGCAAATGAAAATGTGGGCCAAATCCGTATACTTCAGGGAATATGATCCTGATTGGATCAATAACATACTCAAAGGACTTAACTATAAAAAGACCGAGTGGAATAAAATCAATCATGAAAATTATATGATTATTGAGGATAAGTATCGGAAGAGTTAG